A stretch of DNA from Brachyspira sp. SAP_772:
TTAAATATACTGTTAATATGGCTAARAAATATAACTTATTATCTGTTGTTATGATGATAAGAAAGAAGAATGTATCTATTTATAATATGGAAGAAAATATATCTTTTATCAAGGCTTTGGGTGTTAATTATATAATAGTTATTGACTTTTTACCAGAATTTTATACAATGGAGGCTAAAGAGTTCTTTAATAGGTTAATAGAATATTATAAGATGAAGCGAATTGTTATTGGAGAAGACTTTGCTTTTGGTAAGGATAGAGTTGGGGATATTGATTTTCTAA
This window harbors:
- a CDS encoding adenylyltransferase/cytidyltransferase family protein, with amino-acid sequence MNQVVINDFCKIDIKKGSVVTIGKFDGVHKGHQKLIKYTVNMAKKYNLLSVVMMIRKKNVSIYNMEENISFIKALGVNYIIVIDFLPEFYTMEAKEFFNRLIEYYKMKRIVIGEDFAFGKDRVGDIDFL